Proteins encoded by one window of Lacipirellulaceae bacterium:
- a CDS encoding TolC family protein: protein MTTKKLQQLRALLPLLFAVVLGLGMAGCSISKPDEWDFDCKKCEEPLAPGCCPAQLEIDEPCRSGCLADETPIPVGPNEVGTNDEVGFFNLTLEQAITMALQKSPALRDLGGTVLRNPAGIQSVYDPAAAFSDPQFGEEAALSAFDTSFGASMFWDKNDRVANSTFVGDTGVLDQDLGLYTLELTKRAATGSQMAVRHITEYDANNFVGNQFGSSWQTYFDAEIRQPLLQGGGIRFNQIAGPSNQAGVMNGVLIARIRTDISLADFEVGVRNLISNVENAYWDLYFAYYDLDAKKLARDEALALWNSKKVLFDNGDAKRSEVDQALEQYWRFESAVIDAYNGTLVDRTSTNNGSSAGSFRNPGGVRVAERRLRLIMGMPVNSTQLIKPVTTPPDAPVQFDWASCAAEALAHRTELRRQRWRVKQRELELIASKNFLTPRLDLVGRYRWRGFGKDLISQSNATGAPTYASAWGALADGKNDEWRLGVELDVPLGFRRGHAAVRNAELQLVRETTLLKEQERNVLFGLSNAFGEVERAFLILQAQDNRLRAAKDQVTTFLKEVERGNEVTDILLEAQRQLVDSRIRYQQARVEYALAIKNVHFEKGTVLEFNDVRLAESASPKAAYQEARLRRKRRTDVLDYVSRAFVVSGGKTSQSGLTPAGYTEEVSPDEAVPIPGAPSIPAPAEPLPTKPNEAEGGDPTTDPDAAELIDPKLTLSVASEPIEVGSSSDEVKGQLSVESPENPFR from the coding sequence ATGACAACCAAGAAGCTCCAACAACTCCGGGCTCTGCTACCTCTGCTCTTCGCAGTGGTTCTTGGACTTGGCATGGCTGGTTGCTCGATCAGTAAGCCGGATGAGTGGGACTTCGACTGCAAGAAATGTGAAGAGCCCTTAGCTCCCGGTTGCTGCCCTGCTCAGTTGGAGATCGACGAGCCTTGCCGTTCGGGTTGCTTGGCCGACGAGACGCCAATTCCCGTGGGTCCCAATGAAGTGGGCACCAACGATGAAGTTGGATTCTTCAATCTCACTCTCGAACAGGCCATTACGATGGCGCTGCAAAAGTCACCCGCGTTACGCGACCTGGGGGGAACCGTCCTCAGGAATCCTGCGGGGATCCAGTCGGTTTACGATCCGGCAGCGGCGTTCAGCGATCCGCAGTTTGGTGAGGAAGCGGCTCTCAGTGCGTTTGACACCAGCTTTGGTGCCTCGATGTTCTGGGACAAAAACGATCGCGTTGCCAACAGCACTTTTGTTGGCGATACGGGCGTCCTCGATCAAGACTTGGGTCTCTACACGTTGGAGCTGACCAAACGGGCGGCTACGGGTTCGCAAATGGCGGTGCGCCATATCACCGAGTACGACGCGAACAACTTCGTGGGCAATCAGTTCGGCAGTTCTTGGCAGACCTATTTCGACGCCGAGATTCGTCAGCCTTTGCTGCAAGGCGGAGGCATCCGATTCAATCAGATCGCCGGCCCGAGTAATCAAGCCGGCGTGATGAATGGCGTGTTGATCGCCCGAATCCGCACGGACATCAGCTTGGCAGATTTCGAAGTCGGCGTGCGCAACCTGATTAGCAACGTCGAGAACGCTTACTGGGATCTGTACTTCGCTTACTACGATTTGGACGCCAAGAAGCTTGCCCGTGATGAAGCTTTAGCACTGTGGAACTCGAAGAAGGTGCTGTTCGACAACGGCGATGCCAAGCGCAGTGAAGTGGACCAAGCGCTTGAGCAGTATTGGCGATTCGAGTCTGCGGTGATCGACGCCTACAACGGAACTTTGGTTGATCGGACCAGCACGAACAACGGCAGTTCGGCGGGCTCGTTCCGCAATCCGGGCGGCGTCCGGGTGGCTGAGCGACGTTTGCGGCTAATCATGGGAATGCCGGTCAACAGCACCCAGTTGATCAAGCCGGTCACGACTCCACCCGACGCGCCGGTGCAGTTCGACTGGGCGTCGTGTGCAGCCGAGGCTCTGGCACATCGGACCGAACTGCGACGTCAGCGGTGGCGGGTGAAGCAGCGAGAGCTTGAACTGATTGCCAGTAAGAACTTTCTCACCCCAAGGCTCGATCTGGTGGGGCGTTATCGCTGGCGCGGCTTTGGGAAGGATCTTATCTCGCAAAGCAACGCCACGGGAGCTCCCACCTACGCAAGTGCTTGGGGCGCGTTGGCGGATGGCAAGAATGATGAGTGGCGATTGGGCGTCGAGCTGGACGTCCCCCTCGGCTTTCGCCGCGGGCACGCTGCCGTTCGGAACGCGGAGTTGCAACTAGTGCGAGAAACAACTCTGCTCAAAGAGCAAGAACGGAATGTGCTGTTCGGTTTGAGTAACGCGTTCGGTGAGGTGGAGCGAGCTTTTCTCATCCTGCAGGCTCAGGATAATCGCCTGAGAGCTGCGAAGGATCAGGTAACAACTTTCCTCAAGGAAGTCGAGCGTGGCAACGAGGTGACAGACATCTTGCTGGAAGCACAACGGCAATTGGTCGATAGTCGTATTCGCTACCAACAGGCGCGCGTGGAGTATGCGTTGGCGATCAAGAACGTCCACTTCGAGAAAGGGACCGTGCTTGAGTTCAACGACGTGCGACTCGCCGAGAGTGCTTCACCCAAGGCAGCGTATCAGGAAGCAAGGTTGCGACGGAAACGTCGTACCGATGTGCTCGATTACGTGTCGCGAGCTTTCGTCGTGAGTGGCGGAAAGACCAGCCAGTCGGGCCTCACGCCGGCAGGCTATACCGAGGAGGTAAGCCCCGACGAAGCGGTTCCCATCCCCGGTGCCCCTTCCATTCCAGCGCCCGCAGAACCATTGCCCACGAAGCCGAACGAAGCGGAGGGGGGCGACCCGACAACCGATCCCGATGCGGCCGAGTTGATCGATCCCAAGCTGACACTGAGCGTGGCGAGCGAGCCAATCGAAGTAGGAAGCTCGTCTGATGAGGTCAAAGGGCAACTTTCCGTCGAGTCGCCGGAGAATCCGTTTCGTTAG
- the cysD gene encoding sulfate adenylyltransferase subunit CysD, producing MSSYNLTHLKQLEAESIHIIREVAAEFDNPVMLYSVGKDSSVMVRLAEKAFYPAKPPFPLMHVDTTWKFKEMIAFRENLIRKELGWDLMVHINKEGVAQGMGPFTHGSDVHTEIMKTDALKQALNEHQFDAAFGGARRDEEKSRAKERVYSFRDKNHTWDPKNQRPELWNLYNGKVHKGESIRVFPLSNWTELDVWQYIHIEKIPIVPLYFAAKRPVVEYEGALIMVDDDRMPPELAATAEEKLVRFRTLGCYPLTGAVESSATTLPEIIQEMLLATTSERQGRVIDHDQSGSMEEKKRKGYF from the coding sequence ATGTCTTCCTACAATCTGACGCACCTCAAGCAGCTCGAAGCTGAGAGCATCCACATCATCCGCGAAGTGGCTGCCGAGTTTGACAATCCGGTCATGCTTTATTCGGTGGGTAAGGACTCCTCGGTGATGGTCCGCCTGGCCGAGAAAGCTTTCTATCCTGCGAAGCCACCGTTCCCGTTGATGCATGTCGACACCACGTGGAAGTTCAAGGAAATGATCGCCTTCCGCGAGAACCTCATTCGCAAGGAACTCGGCTGGGACCTGATGGTTCACATTAACAAGGAGGGCGTTGCCCAAGGCATGGGCCCCTTCACGCACGGCAGTGATGTTCACACGGAAATCATGAAGACCGACGCGCTCAAGCAGGCGCTCAATGAACATCAGTTCGACGCCGCGTTCGGTGGTGCCCGTCGTGACGAAGAAAAATCGCGAGCGAAGGAACGCGTCTACTCCTTCCGCGACAAGAACCACACCTGGGACCCCAAGAACCAGCGCCCTGAACTCTGGAACCTTTACAACGGCAAAGTCCACAAGGGCGAAAGTATCCGCGTCTTTCCGCTCTCAAACTGGACGGAACTCGACGTGTGGCAATACATCCACATCGAGAAGATCCCCATCGTCCCGCTCTATTTCGCCGCCAAGCGTCCCGTCGTAGAGTATGAAGGTGCCCTAATCATGGTCGACGACGACCGCATGCCACCGGAACTTGCCGCGACGGCTGAAGAGAAACTGGTTCGGTTCCGAACACTCGGCTGCTATCCATTGACTGGAGCCGTTGAGTCTAGCGCAACGACATTACCAGAGATCATTCAAGAAATGCTGCTGGCCACGACGAGCGAACGCCAAGGGCGTGTGATCGATCACGACCAGTCAGGCAGTATGGAAGAGAAGAAACGGAAGGGATATTTCTAA
- a CDS encoding Rrf2 family transcriptional regulator codes for MLSSKTQYACLAMMHLAGEYDSGEPVQVCRIAERHGISQTFLVQIMHELKRAGLVSSTRGANGGYRLQSKPDRVTLAEVVDLFEPLQLPEACAAPESPFAPAVLELCCELQSSLRERLKGTTLSDLAESATASGPPMWYI; via the coding sequence ATGCTTTCCTCAAAAACTCAATATGCCTGTCTCGCCATGATGCACTTGGCGGGTGAGTACGACTCGGGTGAGCCGGTCCAGGTTTGTCGCATTGCCGAGCGGCATGGGATCTCGCAGACTTTTCTTGTGCAGATTATGCACGAGCTGAAACGTGCTGGGCTCGTCAGCAGCACCCGCGGTGCGAATGGTGGTTACCGGCTCCAATCGAAGCCCGACCGAGTCACGTTGGCAGAAGTGGTCGATCTGTTCGAGCCGCTGCAGCTTCCCGAGGCATGTGCTGCGCCGGAATCTCCGTTCGCGCCAGCCGTGTTAGAACTGTGTTGCGAACTCCAGTCGTCGCTGCGTGAGCGTCTTAAAGGGACGACGCTGTCTGATCTCGCTGAAAGCGCGACGGCGAGTGGCCCGCCGATGTGGTATATCTGA
- a CDS encoding phosphoadenylyl-sulfate reductase, with the protein MPATDVPQLKIAAEEVGESEQLVATPELLAELAEVSGRLEAATPQEIVSWAVKRFGDKLTMATAFGLEGCTILSILAEIAPQTYVFNLDTGYQFQQTLDLRDRMAEKYGIEVDLLKPELTVPEYEAKHGGPLYKTNPNQCCFDRKIKLLHRGAAGKHAWMSGIRRDQSADRAQAPIVGWDKKFNLVKIAPLANWTNKEVWNHIMKNDVPYNPLFDQGYTSIGCWPCTRAVAAGETDERAGRWSGTGKTECGLHSIAEQDGSGI; encoded by the coding sequence ATGCCTGCTACTGATGTCCCGCAGCTCAAGATTGCTGCGGAGGAAGTTGGTGAGAGCGAACAGCTCGTCGCCACCCCCGAATTACTGGCCGAACTGGCCGAAGTCAGCGGACGGCTGGAAGCGGCCACGCCTCAGGAAATCGTTTCCTGGGCGGTCAAACGCTTCGGTGACAAACTGACGATGGCTACCGCGTTTGGGCTCGAAGGCTGTACGATCCTGTCAATCCTGGCGGAGATCGCGCCACAGACCTACGTGTTCAATCTCGACACGGGTTACCAGTTCCAGCAGACGCTCGATTTGCGTGATCGCATGGCCGAGAAGTATGGCATCGAAGTCGATTTACTCAAGCCGGAACTCACCGTGCCTGAGTACGAAGCGAAGCACGGCGGTCCGCTCTATAAGACCAACCCCAATCAATGCTGCTTCGACCGCAAGATTAAGCTGCTTCACCGCGGCGCTGCTGGCAAGCACGCGTGGATGAGCGGCATCCGCCGTGACCAGAGTGCCGATCGCGCGCAGGCTCCGATCGTGGGCTGGGATAAGAAGTTCAACTTAGTGAAGATCGCGCCGCTGGCGAACTGGACGAACAAAGAAGTTTGGAACCACATCATGAAAAACGATGTGCCGTACAATCCGCTGTTCGACCAAGGTTACACCAGCATCGGCTGCTGGCCGTGCACGCGGGCAGTTGCCGCGGGTGAAACCGACGAACGCGCTGGTCGCTGGAGCGGCACCGGAAAAACCGAGTGCGGATTACACTCGATTGCTGAGCAAGATGGTAGTGGAATTTGA
- the cysN gene encoding sulfate adenylyltransferase subunit CysN — protein sequence MSHQSDLIATDIDAYLEQHENKELLRFLTCGSVDDGKSTLIGRLLYDSKMIYEDQLAALEKDSATVGTTGGGFDPALLTDGLKAEREQGITIDVAYRYFSTAKRKFIIADTPGHEQYTRNMATGASTCDLAIILVDARHGVMTQTKRHSFIVSLLGIKHVIIAINKMDLVDYSEETYNQIKKDYTDFSSSLDGMGDLHFIPMSALDGDNVVDKSENMPWYDGSTLMHMLENVHIASDRNLIDFRFPVQFVNRPHLDFRGFCGTIASGRVRQGDEVMVLPSRKKSRVKEIVTYDGNVEEAFTPQSVTLTFEDEIDCSRGDMIVRPNNVPKSTDSFDATIVWMSEDALTPGKQYVFKQTTRTATGSISKLRYRIDVNTLHSNEADKLDLNEIGRCEVRLNRAVAMDGYKRNKGTGAFIVIDRVTNVTVGAGMILDRSSSDKADHWEQEADEHLTGSVSEVTAVERAGRYGQQPATVLFTGLAGSGKTTLVQALERKLFDQGRAVCALDGQNMRKGISRDLGFTAADRSENLRRSAEVAKLMNDSGLICLGAFIAPSEEVRQKAADVVGRDKFLVIHCDAPIEVCRERDTEGHYKAADAGDIANMPGVTSEYEVPTAPDLTLKTAEQSVEECVEAVLELLAKRSVVG from the coding sequence ATGTCCCACCAATCCGACCTCATCGCCACTGACATCGACGCCTATCTCGAACAACACGAGAACAAGGAGCTGCTCCGCTTCCTCACCTGCGGTAGCGTCGACGATGGCAAAAGTACGCTCATTGGGCGTTTGCTTTACGATTCGAAGATGATCTACGAAGATCAGCTTGCCGCTTTGGAAAAGGATTCCGCTACTGTGGGCACGACCGGCGGCGGGTTCGACCCGGCGCTGCTGACCGACGGCCTGAAAGCGGAGCGAGAGCAGGGCATCACGATTGATGTCGCGTATCGTTACTTCTCGACAGCCAAGCGGAAGTTCATCATCGCCGACACGCCCGGCCACGAGCAGTACACCCGCAATATGGCCACCGGCGCCAGCACCTGCGATCTGGCCATCATTCTCGTCGACGCACGTCACGGTGTGATGACCCAGACCAAGCGACATTCGTTCATCGTTTCGCTCCTGGGCATCAAGCACGTCATCATCGCCATCAACAAGATGGACTTGGTCGACTACTCTGAGGAGACCTACAACCAAATCAAGAAGGATTACACGGACTTCTCCAGCTCGCTCGACGGCATGGGCGACTTGCACTTTATCCCCATGTCGGCCCTCGACGGAGACAACGTCGTCGACAAAAGCGAGAACATGCCGTGGTACGATGGCTCGACGCTGATGCACATGCTGGAGAACGTGCATATCGCGTCGGACCGCAACCTGATTGACTTCCGCTTCCCCGTGCAATTCGTCAATCGCCCGCACCTCGACTTCCGCGGATTCTGCGGCACAATCGCTTCAGGACGTGTTCGCCAGGGGGACGAAGTGATGGTCCTGCCTTCGCGGAAGAAGAGCCGCGTGAAGGAAATCGTCACCTACGACGGCAACGTCGAGGAAGCCTTCACCCCACAGTCGGTAACCCTCACGTTCGAAGACGAGATCGACTGCAGTCGTGGCGACATGATCGTCCGTCCGAACAACGTGCCCAAGAGTACCGACTCGTTCGACGCCACGATCGTCTGGATGAGCGAAGACGCCCTCACCCCCGGCAAGCAGTACGTCTTCAAGCAGACCACCCGCACGGCGACAGGCAGCATCAGCAAGTTGCGTTATCGCATCGACGTGAACACGCTGCACAGCAACGAAGCCGATAAGCTCGACCTCAACGAAATCGGTCGCTGCGAGGTCCGTCTCAACCGTGCTGTCGCGATGGACGGCTACAAACGCAACAAGGGGACCGGTGCGTTCATCGTGATCGACCGCGTGACGAACGTTACCGTCGGCGCGGGAATGATTCTCGACCGCAGTTCCTCCGACAAAGCAGACCACTGGGAACAAGAAGCCGACGAGCACCTCACCGGCAGCGTCAGCGAAGTGACCGCCGTCGAGCGGGCTGGCCGCTACGGCCAGCAACCGGCAACCGTGCTGTTCACGGGGCTGGCCGGTTCAGGCAAAACAACGCTGGTGCAGGCCCTGGAACGCAAACTGTTCGACCAAGGCCGGGCAGTCTGTGCCCTCGATGGCCAAAACATGCGAAAGGGAATCAGCCGCGATCTGGGCTTCACCGCCGCCGACCGCAGCGAAAACTTGCGCCGCAGTGCCGAAGTCGCCAAACTCATGAACGACTCCGGCCTGATTTGCCTCGGCGCGTTCATCGCCCCCAGCGAAGAGGTCCGCCAAAAAGCCGCCGACGTGGTCGGTCGCGACAAGTTCCTCGTCATCCACTGCGACGCCCCCATCGAAGTCTGCCGCGAACGCGACACCGAAGGCCACTACAAAGCGGCCGACGCGGGCGACATCGCCAACATGCCTGGCGTGACCAGTGAGTACGAAGTGCCCACGGCACCTGACTTAACTCTCAAAACGGCTGAGCAGTCGGTTGAGGAATGTGTCGAGGCAGTACTAGAATTGCTGGCGAAGCGGAGCGTGGTGGGGTAA
- a CDS encoding protein tyrosine phosphatase family protein — translation MFRFFAASLTVSSLLIFLGCSGKAVVEEEETKQEVASSERSAELKPVDLGAAEPAHVVGQVYLAGQPSEADMPQLKSKGIKTIVNLRTEGEIPWDEKAAVEGAGMKFVNIPFKGEEQLTDEVFDEVRAVLKDKEQQPVLLHCGSSNRVGAVWMTHRVLDGGLGIEEALEEAKTAGLRSEGYQKKAEAYIERNR, via the coding sequence GTGTTTCGATTTTTTGCCGCCTCACTTACTGTCTCGTCTTTGTTGATCTTCCTGGGTTGCAGCGGGAAAGCCGTCGTTGAGGAGGAAGAAACCAAGCAAGAAGTCGCGTCGAGCGAACGTTCTGCTGAGCTCAAGCCTGTCGATCTCGGTGCGGCTGAGCCGGCCCATGTGGTCGGTCAAGTTTATTTAGCGGGCCAACCGAGCGAAGCGGACATGCCGCAGCTTAAGTCGAAAGGTATCAAGACGATTGTGAATCTGCGGACCGAAGGAGAGATTCCCTGGGATGAGAAGGCTGCTGTTGAAGGCGCGGGCATGAAGTTCGTGAACATTCCTTTCAAGGGAGAAGAGCAACTCACCGATGAGGTCTTCGACGAAGTGCGGGCTGTTCTCAAGGACAAAGAGCAACAGCCAGTGCTGCTCCATTGTGGCTCGTCGAATCGCGTGGGGGCGGTGTGGATGACACACCGGGTACTCGACGGTGGTCTGGGGATTGAGGAGGCTCTCGAAGAAGCGAAGACGGCGGGGTTGCGCTCTGAGGGGTATCAGAAGAAGGCGGAGGCTTATATTGAGCGGAATAGATGA
- a CDS encoding antibiotic biosynthesis monooxygenase family protein, with product MITVGMNYKVIEGKQQDFEDKFAGVIDALNAAEGHDSSTLWKDTADGASYLITSEWSDQEAFTAFIQSDAFRAVTNWGKEQILAGRPQHKIYKS from the coding sequence ATGATCACGGTCGGCATGAACTACAAGGTAATTGAGGGGAAGCAGCAGGATTTCGAGGATAAGTTTGCCGGAGTGATTGACGCGCTCAACGCTGCTGAGGGGCATGATTCGTCGACTTTATGGAAAGATACCGCCGATGGGGCGAGCTACCTCATCACGAGCGAATGGTCGGACCAGGAGGCTTTCACCGCATTCATTCAGAGCGATGCTTTTCGCGCGGTGACGAATTGGGGCAAGGAACAGATCCTTGCCGGGCGGCCCCAGCATAAGATTTATAAGAGCTAG